From a region of the Syngnathoides biaculeatus isolate LvHL_M chromosome 2, ASM1980259v1, whole genome shotgun sequence genome:
- the LOC133491237 gene encoding uncharacterized protein LOC133491237, producing the protein MYCTPHYKQLFKSKGNYNEGFGQKPLKERWNNNIQKESIEKNVFKSSSPEKKVKNSKYSTAQSKFIHQHCDASSAGSGNTKSTSKISVVWPPQTDSVKTSFTVEQELKLMKPSWPPAEDTAQEKEEVGQPIKPGLKMGGILPAEVPNGHQDSVQGSTCLISNMTTKEETALEPSICTASASPEAAGESAGQEVDNSPLDYVLPLDYVVESEVKEENEETRNGFMKNVMEKQEEQNLEDMTVSDRKPNYAAGEKVARGRNEEALQVTLRDEEARNSNINNNNNSGMALDYQVLLQGPTEDEEKGIQSNLSTDVCRTKGVFLADCREDSNWMPTEVLQLAQRDDAFVPVDTKCAEATDSDPDIFVHFPEEKAEGEFLFKKEAAEPKINTSSFLEDIFAGLSTSGSTLLSDMQFDIFDKTARAGPPLSALDDLLDLGEEQRESAEQAGDERREGDSGRDAFLWSCDDNLTVEEQIRRNRCYDDDSDDY; encoded by the coding sequence ATGTATTGCACGCCACACTACAAGCAACTCTTCAAGTCCAAAGGAAATTATAACGAAGGATTTGGACAGAAACCACTCAAAGAACGATGGAATAACAACATCCAAAAGgaatcaattgaaaaaaatgtattcaaatcatCCTCACCAGAAAAGAAAGTCAAGAATTCCAAATATTCGACTGCTCAGAGCAAATTTATTCATCAGCATTGTGATGCAAGCTCAGCTGGAAGTGGAAACACTAAGTCAACAAGTAAGATATCTGTTGTGTGGCCTCCTCAGACTGATTCTGTCAAGACATCCTTTACTGTTGAGCAGGAGCTAAAGTTGATGAAGCCATCATGGCCCCCTGCAGAGGATACAGcccaagaaaaagaagaagtcggCCAGCCAATCAAGCCTGGGTTGAAAATGGGTGGCATTCTCCCTGCTGAAGTACCAAATGGGCACCAAGACAGTGTGCAAGGGAGCACTTGTTTAATCTCAAATATGACAACTAAAGAGGAGACTGCACTTGAACCTTCAATTTGTACTGCCTCTGCCTCTCCGGAAGCAGCTGGAGAGAGTGCTGGACAGGAAGTGGACAACAGTCCCTTAGACTATGTGCTTCCACTAGACTATGTTGTAGAGTCTGAAGTCAAGGAGGAAAATGAAGAGACTCGGAATGGTTTTATGAAAAATGTGATGGAGAAGCAAGAAGAGCAGAATCTGGAGGATATGACAGTAAGTGACAGAAAGCCGAATTATGCAGCAGGTGAAAAGGTGGCTAGAGGGAGAAATGAAGAAGCGTTACAGGTGACCTTACGAGATGAAGAAGCCCGAAattcaaacatcaacaataataacaacagcGGTATGGCGCTTGACTATCAAGTTTTGTTGCAAGGCCCGACTGAGGATGAGGAAAAGGGAATTCAGTCTAACCTTTCGACAGATGTGTGTAGAACTAAAGGTGTTTTCCTAGCTGACTGCAGGGAAGATTCAAACTGGATGCCAACTGAAGTGCTACAACTGGCACAGAGGGATGACGCCTTCGTTCCAGTGGATACCAAATGTGCTGAGGCCACAGATTCAGATCCAGACATTTTCGTACATTTTCCAGAAGAGAAGGCCGAGGGAGAGTTTTTGTTCAAGAAGGAGGCAGCTGAGCCAAAGATTAACACGTCCAGCTTTCTGGAGGACATTTTTGCTGGCCTCAGTACCAGTGGCTCTACTCTCCTATCAGATATGCAATTTGACATCTTTGACAAAACAGCTAGGGCGGGGCCTCCGCTGTCAGCACTGGATGACCTCTTGGATTTGGGGGAAGAGCAAAGGGAAAGTGCAGAGCAAGCAGGAGATGAGAGGAGAGAAGGCGACAGCGGCCGGGATGCTTTTCTGTGGTCCTGTGATGACAATTTGACAGTGGAGGAACAGATCAGGAGGAACCGATGCTATGATGATGACAGCGATGATTATTAA